From Microcebus murinus isolate Inina chromosome 13, M.murinus_Inina_mat1.0, whole genome shotgun sequence, the proteins below share one genomic window:
- the LOC105871935 gene encoding uncharacterized protein LOC105871935: MSSGRTAVDAIDARALARKLDRTACDPAARAILGSLLLYVSAREQGPPSAAGDPRPCRRRPESQEAARRPTRFQLLQAKFLGAGREPHLKRTREVGRLIPRDGLRPGGGLVSATIDKLLDRTKERAGGLPGGEKPRWSAPAGKSTVKNILKKFLAAEQKEAQEKAARERPPAERPRAPRGLLPKVTGKSAVLSKLREKFEQSACLCSEAGLLPLRREEAKKRNLQRKKMHRPEVRVLHTATMASSCVRTPPARFLACTAEPLPALSLATVVCGPRSWLSRCSKISHAGARRQPGGQAGLRPSGSQGAEPSGDGVHGEGPLQGEPRELPQDTAGRGGPAAADAALLDSRALSGHVCEPSPLSPLGSASPRGARTVGATAGSAADGSGAGRDARAAGPAGLPGAGAGEVPEIAMAVCSSEDEMPDADRDPFFATQNLFPEQNGLGHIPPLHTPAVRAARRAQPAAEPPRVSVQRPLVHQMPPAPAALQSAPPGGDARSRVRGGETQVGHAHAAPPPAAGNGAPAELGEPCETPVGPQTPSAQGAQAEPSPAPAPGAQGSIPDAAGRTQGPPRHPAGGQESGRSFESPNSPENPKDVSAESASGLRDAVRLSPEPRGTPKPSEGPSSQDPTARRGHPHAPSPGGSSLTGAPTSRAAPPGGRAGPEDSAASSSSDAARGQEQRPPQSAQPLQVAQGNASLDFGQSRLSSSLSSLDEQPRPSIEAPREMAGAAGVAGRAPLLPGGGWHPEHPVDEAGFGTPATGLGAAEGGGLVGQWLPQEPNDPHVWAPGAAAERGIFHGQAGVSAPHQEGAAHPAPAWAARKSSPAQVGATRQGAVSGSAPGHGAQPPVPASTCPRPWGASPAGPSLSQGELPSPSENQPAARRKGIEWEKPLPSGAEVTHPPPTAPSMEAEAGRAGRAQERSPLDPRAHQHPAPSTPAAQSPRSEAQEDGPAQAGSTVLSQQGQESHPRLGKTASGCARLQPGVSGRSMVLLGPEVLQNAAGQPQEQLRPAQDLATEGESPHPPSHNHQAGALGPWAEQVRSPGQGQGTWAAKNPASPAGSPEGLGNLAAPVQGGVQGQVKGQVQGQVQGQVQVQVKGHVQGQPQVQVQGQVQGQVKEQVQGQVKGQVQVKGHVQGQPQVQVQGQPQGQVQGQVKGQVQVQVKGHVQGQPQVQVQGQVQGQVQEQPQGQVKGQPQGQVKEQPQIQVKGQPQGQVQKQPQIQVKGQPQIQVKGQPQVQVKGQVQQQPQGQAWAGGMTPLAREQPVASTAGETPDAGGSGGWGRPVPREGGQGDPAARRPPPGSQTPRGKSSAAPPLEPENGPAVPTPGAGGCWGAWAEGQEGLPRRPGAQRGPWGEPATAEQEQRRKPLPLAKYRAQSFSDQRSFDLSFRPASLRASDTFDLPK, translated from the coding sequence ATGAGCAGCGGGAGGACGGCGGTGGACGCCATCGACGCGCGCGCCCTGGCGAGGAAGCTCGACCGCACGGCCTGCGACCCCGCCGCGCGCGCCATCCTGGGCAGCCTGCTGCTCTACGTCTCCGCCCGCGAGCAGGGGCCCCCCTCGGCCGCCGGGGACCCCAGGCCCTGCCGCCGCCGGCCGGAGTCCCAGGAGGCCGCCCGGAGGCCCACGCGCTTCCAGCTCCTGCAGGCCAAGTTCCTGGGCGCGGGCCGCGAGCCCCACCTCAAGCGCACGCGGGAGGTGGGCAGGCTGATCCCCAGGGACGGGCTCCGGCCCGGCGGCGGCCTGGTGAGCGCCACCATCGACAAGCTCCTCGACAGGACCAAGGAGAGGGCGGGCGGCCTCCCCGGCGGCGAGAAGCCCCGCTGGAGCGCACCCGCCGGCAAGAGCACCGTGAAAAACATCCTGAAGAAGTTCTTGGCCGCGGAGCAGAAGGAAGCCCAGGAGAAGGCGGCCCGCGAGAGGCCCCCGGCCGAGCGGCCCAGAGCCCCCAGGGGCCTCCTGCCCAAGGTCACGGGCAAGAGCGCGGTGCTGTCCAAGCTGCGCGAGAAGTTCGAGCAGAGCGCCTGCCTCTGCTCCGAGGCCGGCCTGCTGCCGCTGCGCAGGGAGGAGGCGAAGAAGAGGAACCTGCAGAGGAAGAAGATGCACCGGCCCGAGGTGCGGGTGCTGCACACGGCCACCATGGCCAGCTCCTGCGTCAGGACGCCCCCCGCGCGCTTCCTGGCCTGCACGGCCGAGCCGCTGCCGGCGCTCAGCCTGGCCACCGTGGTGTGCGGCCCCAGGAGCTGGCTGTCCCGCTGCTCCAAGATCAGCCACGCGGGCGCGAGGCGCCAGCCCGGAGGACAAGCCGGCCTGCGCCCCAGCGGCTCCCAGGGAGCGGAGCCCAGCGGGGACGGGGTGCACGGGGAGGGGCCCCTCCAGGGGGAGCCCAGAGAACTGCCCCAGGACACGGCTGGGAGGGGCGGCCCCGCTGCTGCGGACGCGGCACTGCTGGACTCCCGCGCGCTCTCTGGCCACGTGTGCGAGCCGTCCCCGCTGTCCCCACTGGGGTCGGCCAGCCCAAGGGGCGCCAGGACGGTGGGCGCCACAGCGGGAAGCGCCGCGGACGGATCCGGGGCGGGGAGGGACGCAAGAGCTGCTGGGCCTGCAGGGCTGCCGGGCGCGGGCGCCGGGGAGGTCCCCGAAATCGCCATGGCGGTTTGCAGCTCGGAGGACGAGATGCCCGACGCGGACAGAGACCCCTTCTTCGCCACCCAGAATCTTTTCCCGGAACAGAACGGGCTGGGACACATCCCGCCACTCCACACGCCCGCGGTCCGGGCCGCCCGGCGAGCGCAGCCCGCGGCGGAGCCCCCGCGGGTCTCGGTGCAGCGGCCGCTCGTGCACCAGATGCCGCCGGCTCCCGCCGCCCTGCAAAGCGCCCCGCCCGGCGGAGACGCGCGCTCCCGCGTCCGGGGAGGGGAGACCCAAGTCGGACACGCGCACGCGGCGCCTCCCCCTGCAGCTGGGAATGGAGCCCCCGCGGAGCTGGGCGAGCCTTGCGAGACCCCGGTGGGACCCCAGACCCCTTCCGCGCAGGGGGCGCAGGCGGAGCCGAGCCCCGCACCCGCTCCAGGCGCCCAGGGCAGCATCCCGGACGCGGCTGGGAGGACGCAGGGACCCCCCAGACACCCTGCCGGCGGGCAGGAAAGCGGACGCAGCTTCGAGAGTCCAAATAGTCCCGAAAATCCCAAGGACGTTTCGGCAGAGAGCGCGTCTGGGCTCCGTGATGCGGTGCGCCTCTCGCCAGAGCCGCGCGGAACCCCAAAACCCAGCGAGGGCCCCTCGTCACAGGACCCCACAGCACGGAGAGGTCACCCGCACGCGCCGTCTCCCGGCGGGAGCAGTTTGACCGGCGCCCCAACGTCGCGGGCGGCTCCACCCGGGGGGCGCGCGGGGCCCGAGGACTCTGCCGCGAGCTCCAGCTCGGACGCCGCGCGCGGGCAAGAGCAGCGCCCGCCCCAGTCGGCTCAGCCCCTGCAGGTTGCCCAGGGAAACGCCAGCCTTGACTTTGGCCAGAGCAGACTGTCATCGTCATTGTCATCCTTGGATGAACAACCCAGACCAAGCATCGAAGCCCCCAGGGAGATGGCAGGTGCAGCCGGCGTGGCGGGGCGCGCCCCACTGTTGCCAGGGGGCGGCTGGCACCCCGAGCACCCCGTGGACGAGGCCGGGTTCGGAACCCCAGCAACAGGTCTTGGTGCCGCTGAGGGGGGTGGCCTCGTGGGACAGTGGCTCCCTCAGGAGCCCAACGACCCCCACGTGTGGGCCCCAGGGGCAGCTGCAGAAAGGGGCATCTTCCATGGCCAGGCGGGGGTCTCGGCCCCCCACCAGGAAGGAGCCGCCCACCCCGCCCCTGCGTGGGCAGCACGCAAAAGCAGCCCGGCACAAGTGGGAGCCACACGTCAGGGAGCTGTGTCAGGAAGTGCTCCAGGTCACGGCGCCCAGCCTCCAGTTCCAGCCTCCACTTGTCCCAGGCCATGGGGAGCCAGCCCAGCGGGGCCCAGCCTCAGCCAGGGCGAGCTGCCATCGCCTTCTGAGAACCAGCCGGCCGCACGCAGAAAGGGCATTGAGTGGGAAAAGCCGCTTCCTTCAGGGGCAGAGGTCACCCACCCACCTCCTACAGCTCCGTCcatggaggcagaggctggacgGGCGGGGAGGGCCCAGGAGCGCAGCCCTCTTGACCCCCGGGCTCACCAGCACCCCGCCCCTAGCACCCCAGCGGCCCAGAGCCCCCGGAGTGAAGCCCAGGAGGATGGGCCGGCACAGGCAGGCTCCACGGTCCTCTCCCAACAGGGGCAAGAAAGTCACCCCAGGCTGGGGAAAACTGCCTCAGGGTGTGCGAGGTTACAGCCAGGTGTCTCTGGAAGGAGCATGGTGCTCCTGGGCCCGGAGGTTCTGCAGAACGCGGCAGGACAGCCTCAGGAACAGCTACGGCCAGCCCAGGACCTGGCCACAGAGGGGGagagcccccacccccccagccaCAACCATCAGGCAGGTGCTCTGGGGCCGTGGGCAGAGCAGGTGAGGAGCCCAGGTCAGGGACAGGGCACCTGGGCTGCCAAGAACCCAGCCTCACCTGCAGGGAGCCCTGAGGGGCTGGGAAACCTGGCTGCCCCGGTCCAGGGAGGGGTCCAGGGACAGGTCAAGGGACAGGTCCAGGGACAAGTCCAGGGACAGGTACAGGTACAGGTCAAGGGACATGTCCAGGGACAGCCCCAAGTACAGGTCCAGGGACAGGTCCAGGGACAAGTCAAGGAACAGGTCCAGGGACAAGTCAAGGGACAGGTACAGGTCAAGGGACACGTCCAGGGACAGCCTCAAGTACAGGTCCAGGGACAGCCCCAGGGACAGGTCCAGGGACAAGTCAAGGGACAGGTACAGGTACAGGTCAAGGGACATGTCCAGGGACAGCCCCAAGTACAGGTCCAGGGACAGGTCCAGGGACAGGTCCAGGAACAGCCCCAGGGACAGGTCAAGGGACAGCCCCAGGGACAGGTCAAGGAACAGCCCCAGATACAGGTCAAGGGACAGCCCCAAGGACAGGTCCAGAAACAGCCCCAGATACAGGTCAAGGGACAGCCCCAGATACAGGTCAAGGGACAGCCCCAGGTACAGGTCAAGGGACAGGTCCAGCAACAGCCCCAGGGACAGGCCTGGGCTGGCGGGATGACACCCCTGGCCAGGGAGCAGCCCGTTGCCAGCACAGCTGGAGAAACACCTGAtgctggtgggagtgggggatggggaagaCCTGTCCCCAGAGAGGGTGGCCAGGGGGACCCTGCTGCCCGACGCCCGCCCCCAGGCAGCCAGACCCCCAGGGGCAAGAGCAGCGCAGCCCCTCCCCTGGAGCCCGAGAACGGCCCGGCCGTGCCCACGCCTGgagctgggggctgctggggcgcCTGGGCCGAGGGCCAGGAGGGGCTGCCACGGCGGCCGGGGGCGCAGAGGGGCCCCTGGGGGGAGCCGGCCACGGCAGAGCAGGAGCAGCGCAGAAAGCCGTTGCCCCTGGCCAAGTACAGAGCCCAGAGCTTCAGCGACCAGAGGTCCTTCGATTTGTCCTTCAGGCCAGCGAGCCTCAGAGCCAGCGACACCTTCGACCTCCCCAAGTGA